From the Desulfovibrio sp. JY genome, one window contains:
- a CDS encoding rhomboid family intramembrane serine protease: MSDGVPRKPMADGASPSPRRPLLWPRPGLRDLTPDLPTENGWPVTEIRARDWTYVLTARGIPHALRRQDGAWRLYVPRRRADEALAEIRAYLDERENVVLPDPEAEPSRPSATWSVLAVMGVTAGFWGLLLGDATLFGRRIPWKTVGGGDTAAMLAGQWWRAATALCLHADPAHLFGNVACAALFLSFLCRETGLGLGLALTVAAGIGGNVLKACIQGPGLYFLGASTAVFGALGALGGMRLACPPHPRLSVRRFVAAGAVLMLLAMLGAGSEDTGAVDLAGHLFGFVSGAVLGLVAGWTLRHGGRPGPAAQTLFGLAAAGALCAAWALAVASLAG, translated from the coding sequence ATGAGCGACGGCGTTCCCCGCAAGCCCATGGCCGATGGGGCGTCGCCTTCTCCTAGGCGGCCGCTTCTGTGGCCGCGCCCGGGGCTGCGCGACCTCACTCCCGATCTGCCGACCGAAAACGGCTGGCCGGTCACGGAAATCCGGGCCAGGGACTGGACGTACGTGCTGACCGCGCGCGGCATTCCCCATGCGCTGAGGCGTCAGGACGGGGCCTGGCGGCTTTACGTGCCCCGTCGCCGGGCCGACGAGGCCCTGGCCGAAATCCGGGCGTATCTGGACGAGCGGGAAAACGTCGTGTTGCCCGATCCCGAAGCGGAGCCGTCGCGGCCTTCGGCGACCTGGTCCGTTTTGGCCGTCATGGGCGTGACGGCGGGGTTTTGGGGTCTTTTGCTCGGTGACGCCACGCTTTTCGGCCGGCGCATCCCGTGGAAGACCGTTGGCGGCGGCGACACGGCGGCCATGCTGGCCGGCCAGTGGTGGCGCGCCGCAACGGCCCTGTGTCTGCACGCCGATCCGGCCCATCTTTTCGGCAACGTCGCCTGCGCCGCGCTTTTTTTGAGCTTTTTGTGCCGGGAGACCGGGCTTGGGCTCGGGCTCGCCCTGACGGTTGCGGCCGGGATCGGCGGCAATGTGCTCAAGGCCTGCATCCAGGGACCGGGGCTCTATTTTCTGGGCGCTTCGACAGCGGTTTTCGGGGCGCTCGGGGCCCTTGGCGGCATGCGCCTGGCCTGCCCCCCGCATCCCAGGCTGTCGGTGCGCCGCTTTGTCGCGGCCGGCGCGGTGCTGATGCTCCTTGCCATGCTCGGAGCCGGCTCCGAGGATACCGGCGCGGTGGATCTGGCCGGCCATCTGTTCGGCTTTGTCTCCGGGGCGGTCCTGGGACTTGTTGCCGGATGGACGCTTCGGCACGGGGGACGGCCTGGTCCGGCAGCCCAGACGCTTTTCGGTCTGGCGGCGGCCGGGGCGCTTTGCGCCGCCTGGGCGCTGGCTGTGGCGTCGCTTGCGGGATGA
- a CDS encoding ABC transporter permease: MRHRHGISSSLAPGRAKIARQVVLPFRKALEISVKNIRVRFLRSMVTVASLVLAVAFLSFILTGSEIASGMLRAGKPGFRAALIDAGYDLPAVAPPPALAAAEAESLGASPKERWIVMLSLLVCTVGIVNAQLMAVTERFREIGTMKCLGALDRFILRLFLLEAGMQGLAGSFVGALVGILGALLVGLVRYGLSGTAATSVAGLGRVLAVSITVGAGLSLLGVVYPAIVAARMRPVEAMRAQE; the protein is encoded by the coding sequence ATGCGGCACAGGCACGGTATTTCCTCTTCCCTTGCGCCCGGTCGGGCGAAGATCGCCAGACAGGTCGTGTTGCCGTTTCGCAAGGCGCTCGAAATAAGCGTTAAAAACATCCGCGTCCGGTTTTTGCGTTCCATGGTCACGGTGGCGAGCCTCGTTTTGGCCGTGGCCTTTTTAAGCTTCATCTTGACCGGCTCCGAGATCGCTTCCGGCATGTTGCGCGCCGGAAAACCCGGCTTTCGCGCTGCGCTCATCGACGCCGGCTATGACCTGCCCGCCGTGGCGCCGCCGCCGGCCCTGGCCGCCGCCGAGGCCGAGAGCCTTGGGGCCAGCCCCAAGGAGCGCTGGATCGTCATGCTGTCGCTTCTGGTGTGCACGGTGGGCATCGTCAACGCCCAGCTCATGGCCGTGACCGAGCGGTTTCGGGAAATCGGCACCATGAAGTGCCTGGGAGCGCTTGACCGCTTCATTTTACGGCTTTTTTTGCTCGAAGCCGGCATGCAGGGGCTGGCCGGCTCGTTTGTCGGCGCGTTGGTCGGCATCCTGGGCGCGCTTCTGGTGGGCCTTGTCCGCTACGGCCTGTCCGGGACGGCGGCGACGTCCGTGGCCGGCCTCGGCCGGGTCCTGGCCGTGTCCATCACGGTGGGCGCGGGCCTGAGCCTTCTTGGCGTGGTGTACCCGGCCATCGTGGCCGCCCGGATGCGGCCCGTCGAGGCCATGCGGGCTCAGGAATGA
- a CDS encoding ABC transporter permease — protein sequence MAQALSQKSRAVGRLAVRAALVVCLLCVVVSAWARPARKLAKADPRAAAMAGAWLAAPLDGGSLERGVTLALAGLGDRETGSAGCAVAADALEAFFKGLGVGDVERLAYRLPVVAHSPATLAVAGGGQAPIAPLALNALSPGTVPPHGLTGPVLYAGKGAYRDFDGKLPAGAIVLMDLDSGRNWQAAAQLDAKAVIYVDDSPADDPADAGMFKDKFELTPVRFPRFLLSAAAARELFGDYTKLTGDPAGPGATLAGQAVWRPAVAHDVMLLFPGTDPSLAGELLVVEAPYDAAAFAPGHAPGADEAGSVATLVRLARTLAAAPPARPTLLVATSGHAQALAGLREFYAALRTKGKYLRGRLKDLKHSIKEGKATLAALSALEQAGPTALTAIALKPGATAKDEVGEDRTRLYKALLETLKDEVDGLSTQLMRLRLAPGQKDAAAIDALAKKRAGLRKLLWREEYSGLTEAEAASMLALIPATRERLGVGMASAEVEAECVASARALRRLVGDKDILAQVSLYLSSHGEGVGSFAQGFAFDVKPGVKPTQAYGRINRSLAKAAAAAARVQALPADYYRDGMRDDREQPWQGLLPDRPPLGGEIGNIAGVLGVTLATVGDARLAWGTPGDTPDRVDEASLARQSRFVTDTVAAMAAPDFAVGDKRPRNVFSTLTGRVNFIRQGELFPERPAPDTVLCVYQGKTRFYAMTDTRGGFLVSGLANKKYVLDKAVIEGFRFDPDTGAAMWAIDKKQTGKEAYRVKMNRNAMETDLIMFACEQTTLFSAFDPRSFRYFTRIDLLDARREAPPLRMWFSRLDTLDSTLLSIFLEPGTPFKCILSDTVLARKLILLNASPQNPTGSGYLIDSWPLLPATEMLGARDMWELLGPRVKNLEDHGVVSERIRELEAKGRNLYDKAVAAGRDRRYDAMIADARASWGLAVRVYNDVEKTQRDVLLGVLFYIALFIPFAYCVERVVFNYADIHKRIAAFLAILAAVIAVVYQVHPAFALTYSPLVVILAFFILGLSVMVGLIIFMRFEREMTSLQRRASHAGAAEIGGMRAFTAAFVIGVSNLRRRKVRTALTCLTLVILTFTIMSFTSVKSTRDEGAVLYAEHAPYHGVLLKNVGWRSLPPEALSVVRDAYGRDDVVAPLAWLELPEKTLSPATSIRAGKAVETVQGLIGLSPAEGQAGRMRGVLTAGRWFEPGQRDAVILPVPMAGRLGVGPGDTVTLFGRPFTVAGLFDRNALDTRVDLDGESLTPVVYPSEASVEVSEAEKEAAESGDDVRTMQSRYQHVDDDLTAIIPYDTLMGLGGQLKSILVAPRNAVLALGKTQADDGSALAMKLADRFGLTVFSGQDGGVYLYHAGDSLGYAGVPNILVPLVISVLIVLNTMIGAVFERKREIGVYTAVGLAPSHVSFLFIAEALAFAVISVVLGYLLAQVCAGLLSGTPLWAGMTANYSSMAGVAAMGLVIGVVLLSVIYPSRVAGQIAIPDVNRSWTLPTPVDGIIRTRLPFLVRVREQECAGGFLFDYYQTHQDVSHGLFATADVRCLFDCPWEVPGASPHPREHHAAFWELSSCMSLTGTVWLAPFDFGIKQEVTILFVPSADTPGYLEIDVELSRVAGEAGMWKRLNKGFVNDLRKQLLVWRSLEESVRTSYEDKVFTQFREQLRRAANAKEGA from the coding sequence ATGGCGCAGGCCCTATCGCAAAAAAGCCGGGCAGTCGGGCGGCTGGCCGTCCGGGCGGCGCTTGTCGTGTGCCTGCTGTGCGTCGTCGTAAGCGCCTGGGCCAGACCGGCCCGGAAGCTCGCCAAGGCCGATCCGCGCGCCGCGGCCATGGCCGGGGCCTGGCTGGCCGCGCCGCTTGATGGCGGTTCCCTGGAGCGCGGCGTCACCCTGGCCCTGGCCGGACTTGGCGATCGCGAAACGGGTTCGGCCGGCTGCGCGGTCGCGGCCGACGCCCTGGAGGCCTTTTTCAAGGGCCTTGGCGTCGGCGACGTGGAGCGGCTGGCCTACCGTCTGCCCGTGGTGGCCCACTCACCGGCAACGCTTGCCGTTGCCGGCGGCGGCCAAGCCCCCATCGCCCCCTTGGCGCTCAATGCCCTGTCCCCCGGGACCGTGCCGCCACACGGCCTGACCGGCCCCGTTCTTTACGCCGGCAAGGGGGCCTACCGCGACTTCGACGGCAAGCTTCCGGCCGGGGCCATCGTGCTCATGGACCTCGATTCGGGCCGCAACTGGCAGGCCGCCGCCCAGCTCGACGCCAAGGCCGTGATCTATGTCGACGACAGCCCCGCCGACGATCCGGCCGACGCCGGCATGTTCAAGGACAAATTCGAGCTGACCCCGGTGCGGTTTCCGCGCTTCCTGCTGTCCGCCGCCGCGGCCCGGGAGCTGTTCGGCGATTACACGAAGCTGACCGGCGATCCGGCCGGGCCGGGGGCGACCCTTGCCGGCCAGGCCGTCTGGCGTCCGGCCGTGGCCCATGACGTCATGCTGCTTTTCCCCGGCACGGACCCGTCTCTTGCCGGCGAACTGCTCGTGGTCGAGGCTCCCTACGATGCCGCCGCCTTCGCCCCAGGCCATGCCCCGGGCGCGGACGAGGCCGGCTCCGTGGCGACGCTTGTGCGTCTGGCCAGAACCCTGGCCGCCGCGCCGCCGGCTCGGCCGACCCTGCTGGTGGCCACTTCCGGCCATGCCCAGGCCCTGGCCGGATTGCGGGAATTTTACGCCGCCCTGCGGACCAAGGGCAAATATCTGCGCGGAAGGCTCAAGGACCTCAAGCATTCCATTAAGGAAGGTAAGGCCACGCTGGCGGCTCTTTCCGCCTTGGAGCAGGCCGGCCCGACCGCGTTGACCGCCATCGCGCTAAAGCCCGGGGCAACGGCCAAGGACGAGGTCGGCGAGGATCGCACAAGGCTGTACAAGGCCTTGCTCGAGACCCTCAAAGACGAGGTGGACGGCTTAAGCACGCAGCTTATGCGCCTGCGCCTGGCGCCGGGACAAAAGGACGCGGCGGCCATCGACGCTTTGGCCAAAAAGCGGGCCGGCTTGCGCAAGCTTTTGTGGCGCGAGGAATATTCCGGGCTGACCGAGGCCGAGGCGGCTTCCATGCTCGCCCTGATCCCCGCCACCCGGGAACGGCTTGGCGTCGGTATGGCTTCGGCCGAAGTCGAGGCGGAATGTGTGGCCAGCGCCCGGGCACTGCGGCGGCTGGTCGGCGACAAGGACATCCTGGCCCAGGTTTCGCTCTATCTTTCCAGCCACGGCGAGGGGGTGGGCAGCTTTGCCCAGGGGTTCGCCTTCGATGTCAAGCCCGGGGTCAAGCCCACCCAGGCTTACGGCCGCATCAACCGTTCCCTGGCCAAGGCGGCGGCGGCCGCCGCCAGGGTCCAGGCCCTCCCGGCCGACTACTACCGCGACGGCATGCGCGACGACCGCGAACAGCCCTGGCAGGGGCTGTTGCCCGACCGGCCGCCCCTTGGCGGCGAGATAGGCAATATCGCCGGTGTGCTCGGCGTGACGCTGGCCACCGTCGGCGACGCGCGTCTGGCCTGGGGGACGCCCGGGGATACGCCGGACCGCGTCGACGAGGCTTCGCTTGCCCGCCAGTCGCGCTTCGTCACGGACACGGTCGCGGCCATGGCCGCCCCGGATTTCGCCGTTGGCGACAAACGGCCGCGAAACGTCTTTTCCACGCTCACCGGCCGGGTCAACTTCATCCGCCAGGGTGAACTGTTCCCCGAACGGCCGGCCCCGGACACTGTCCTTTGCGTCTACCAGGGCAAGACGCGGTTTTACGCCATGACCGACACCCGTGGCGGCTTCCTGGTCAGCGGCTTGGCCAACAAGAAGTACGTCCTGGACAAGGCCGTCATCGAGGGTTTCCGCTTCGATCCGGACACCGGCGCGGCCATGTGGGCCATCGACAAAAAGCAGACCGGCAAGGAGGCGTATCGGGTCAAGATGAACCGCAACGCCATGGAGACCGATCTGATCATGTTCGCCTGCGAGCAGACGACGCTTTTCTCGGCCTTTGATCCGCGTTCGTTTCGCTATTTCACCCGCATCGACCTGCTGGACGCCAGACGCGAAGCGCCGCCGCTGCGCATGTGGTTCAGCCGTCTGGACACCCTCGATTCCACCTTGCTGTCCATCTTTCTCGAGCCGGGCACGCCCTTTAAATGCATCCTGTCCGACACCGTCCTGGCCCGCAAGCTGATCCTTTTAAACGCCAGTCCCCAAAACCCCACCGGCTCCGGCTACCTGATCGACTCCTGGCCGCTTTTGCCCGCGACCGAAATGCTCGGGGCCAGGGATATGTGGGAGCTGCTCGGACCCCGCGTCAAGAATCTCGAGGACCACGGCGTGGTCAGCGAACGCATCCGCGAACTGGAGGCCAAGGGGCGAAACCTCTACGACAAGGCCGTGGCCGCCGGCAGGGACAGGCGCTACGACGCCATGATCGCCGACGCCAGGGCCAGCTGGGGGCTCGCCGTTCGCGTCTACAACGATGTGGAAAAGACCCAGCGCGACGTGCTGCTGGGCGTCCTTTTCTATATCGCGCTTTTCATTCCCTTCGCCTACTGCGTGGAGCGGGTGGTTTTCAACTACGCCGACATCCACAAGCGCATTGCCGCGTTTCTGGCCATCCTGGCCGCGGTCATCGCCGTGGTCTATCAGGTGCACCCGGCTTTTGCCCTGACCTACAGCCCGCTGGTCGTCATTCTGGCCTTTTTCATCCTTGGCCTGTCGGTCATGGTGGGGCTTATCATCTTCATGCGCTTCGAGCGCGAGATGACGTCCCTGCAACGCCGGGCCTCCCATGCCGGCGCGGCGGAAATAGGCGGCATGCGCGCCTTTACCGCCGCCTTCGTGATCGGGGTGAGCAACCTGCGCCGCCGCAAGGTCCGCACCGCGCTCACCTGCCTGACGCTGGTCATTTTGACCTTCACCATCATGAGTTTCACCAGCGTCAAGTCCACCCGGGACGAGGGTGCGGTGCTGTATGCCGAACACGCCCCGTATCACGGCGTGCTGCTGAAAAACGTGGGCTGGCGGTCGCTCCCCCCGGAGGCCCTCTCCGTGGTGCGCGACGCCTATGGCCGGGATGATGTCGTCGCGCCCCTGGCCTGGCTGGAGCTGCCGGAAAAGACCCTTTCCCCGGCCACTTCCATCCGTGCCGGCAAGGCTGTCGAAACGGTCCAGGGGCTCATTGGCCTGTCGCCGGCCGAAGGGCAGGCCGGACGGATGCGCGGAGTCTTGACGGCGGGGCGGTGGTTCGAGCCGGGACAGCGCGACGCCGTTATCCTGCCCGTGCCCATGGCGGGGCGTCTTGGCGTCGGCCCGGGCGACACGGTGACGCTTTTCGGGAGGCCCTTTACCGTGGCCGGCCTTTTTGACAGGAACGCCCTGGATACGCGCGTGGATCTGGACGGCGAATCGCTTACCCCGGTGGTCTATCCCTCCGAAGCCTCGGTCGAGGTGTCCGAAGCCGAAAAGGAAGCCGCCGAATCGGGCGATGACGTCAGGACCATGCAAAGCCGTTACCAGCATGTGGACGACGACCTGACCGCCATCATCCCCTACGATACGCTCATGGGCCTTGGCGGGCAGCTCAAGTCCATCCTGGTCGCGCCGCGAAACGCCGTCCTGGCTCTGGGCAAGACCCAGGCCGACGACGGTTCCGCCCTGGCCATGAAACTGGCCGACCGATTCGGGCTGACGGTTTTTTCCGGTCAGGACGGCGGCGTCTACCTCTACCATGCCGGCGATTCCCTGGGCTATGCCGGGGTGCCCAACATCCTGGTCCCGCTGGTCATTTCCGTTCTCATCGTGCTCAATACCATGATCGGGGCGGTCTTTGAGCGCAAACGCGAAATCGGGGTCTACACCGCCGTGGGCCTGGCCCCGTCCCATGTCTCCTTTCTTTTCATCGCCGAGGCCCTGGCCTTTGCCGTCATCAGTGTGGTCCTGGGGTACCTGCTGGCCCAGGTCTGCGCCGGGCTGCTTTCGGGCACGCCCCTTTGGGCCGGCATGACCGCCAACTATTCCTCCATGGCCGGGGTGGCGGCCATGGGGCTGGTCATCGGCGTGGTGCTGCTCTCGGTCATCTATCCCTCCCGCGTGGCCGGCCAGATCGCCATCCCCGACGTCAACCGCTCCTGGACCCTGCCCACTCCCGTGGACGGCATTATCCGAACCCGGCTGCCGTTTCTGGTGCGTGTGCGCGAGCAGGAGTGCGCCGGCGGATTTCTCTTCGATTACTACCAGACCCACCAGGACGTTTCCCACGGGCTTTTCGCCACGGCCGACGTGCGTTGCCTGTTCGATTGCCCCTGGGAGGTACCGGGCGCGTCGCCGCATCCCCGGGAGCATCATGCGGCATTTTGGGAGCTTTCCTCCTGCATGAGCCTGACCGGCACGGTGTGGCTCGCGCCCTTCGATTTCGGCATCAAGCAGGAGGTGACCATTCTTTTCGTTCCGTCCGCCGATACGCCGGGGTATTTGGAAATCGACGTCGAGTTGTCGCGGGTGGCTGGCGAGGCGGGCATGTGGAAGCGGCTCAACAAGGGTTTTGTCAACGATTTGCGCAAGCAGCTGCTCGTGTGGCGCTCCCTGGAGGAATCGGTGCGCACATCTTATGAGGACAAGGTGTTCACGCAGTTTCGGGAACAGTTGCGCCGGGCGGCCAACGCCAAGGAGGGGGCGTGA
- a CDS encoding ABC transporter ATP-binding protein has product MAEAHNIVRVAGVAKTFTMGAQEVTALRGVDLTIRAGEYLSIMGPSGSGKSTLFNMIGGLDKPSSGKVFIDEVDIAQLDAYELAWLRNRKIGYIFQTFNLIQVMTALENVTLPMTFAGVPQDEATEKGLELLGLVGLRDRHAHRPQELSGGQQQRVAIARSLANTPSIILADEPTGNLDLTTGEEIIALLKRLSSERGVTVISATHDYKMLNVSDRVVWIRDGRIDKIEERDQLNISVGTIGTRED; this is encoded by the coding sequence ATGGCCGAGGCGCACAATATCGTCCGCGTGGCCGGGGTGGCCAAGACCTTCACCATGGGCGCCCAGGAGGTCACGGCCCTTCGCGGCGTGGACCTGACCATACGGGCCGGCGAATACCTGTCCATCATGGGGCCATCGGGCTCGGGCAAATCCACGCTTTTCAACATGATCGGCGGCCTGGACAAGCCGAGCTCCGGCAAGGTGTTCATCGACGAGGTGGATATCGCCCAGCTCGACGCCTACGAGCTGGCCTGGCTTCGAAACCGCAAGATCGGCTACATCTTCCAGACCTTCAACCTCATCCAGGTCATGACGGCGCTGGAAAACGTCACCCTACCCATGACCTTTGCCGGCGTGCCCCAGGACGAGGCCACGGAAAAGGGGCTGGAGCTTTTGGGATTGGTGGGGCTTCGCGATCGCCACGCCCACAGGCCCCAGGAGCTTTCCGGCGGCCAGCAGCAGCGGGTGGCCATCGCCCGGTCCCTGGCCAACACCCCGTCCATCATCCTGGCCGACGAACCCACCGGCAACCTGGACCTCACCACCGGCGAAGAGATCATCGCGCTTTTAAAGCGCTTAAGCAGCGAGCGGGGCGTCACGGTCATCTCGGCCACCCACGACTACAAGATGCTCAATGTTTCCGACCGGGTTGTCTGGATTCGCGACGGCCGTATCGACAAGATCGAGGAACGCGACCAGCTCAATATTTCCGTGGGAACCATCGGGACCAGAGAGGACTGA
- a CDS encoding PH domain-containing protein, with protein sequence MSLNGLVFEGEEILYRTGKHWVVLAKAVLLFVVALVIWSSGPTLLSLAQFKVPDELEKFLPKIITVAVWLVRYVFFILFTLLALVRLFSFFTLRVGVTDRRLVCDDALFGSFSLDIGKVESVKCEPGLFGGLLGYGKVILTASSSQRLVLTNIRRPHTLEQELFAAK encoded by the coding sequence ATGAGTTTAAACGGCCTCGTTTTCGAGGGAGAGGAAATTCTGTACCGGACCGGCAAGCACTGGGTTGTGCTGGCCAAGGCCGTGCTACTTTTCGTGGTGGCGCTCGTCATCTGGTCGAGCGGCCCGACCCTGCTTTCCCTGGCCCAATTCAAGGTCCCCGACGAGCTTGAGAAATTCCTGCCCAAGATCATCACCGTGGCGGTCTGGCTCGTACGCTACGTCTTTTTCATCCTCTTCACGCTTCTCGCCCTGGTGCGGCTTTTCTCCTTTTTCACGCTGCGGGTGGGAGTTACGGACCGGCGGCTTGTGTGCGACGACGCCCTCTTTGGCTCCTTTTCCCTGGACATCGGCAAGGTCGAGTCGGTCAAGTGCGAGCCAGGGCTTTTCGGCGGGCTTCTCGGCTACGGCAAGGTCATCCTCACCGCCTCGAGCAGCCAGCGGCTGGTGCTGACCAACATCCGCCGGCCCCATACCCTCGAGCAGGAACTCTTCGCCGCCAAATAA
- a CDS encoding sigma-54 dependent transcriptional regulator → MKNAPEPRKIILAVDDDPHILEVLEVRLVSAGYDVVTAQDGAEALEILSSRPVRLLISDIRMPGMDGMRLQEEMVRRGLRLPIIFLTAHGSIPGAVEAIKHGAVDYLTKPFDGQELLSRVAEVFAKFGGGENSLPSDMAESGLVGKSPAMRDLAALIERVASRDVNVLVLGESGTGKELVANCIHRRSLRKAGPLVTVDCGSTPAGLLESELFGHVKGSFTHAVKDKKGLIEQADKGTLFLDEIGNISNEMQLRLLRFLENHRIRRIGDVREIQVDCRVIAATNADIFEQVSQGVFREDLLYRLKVVTINVPPLRERREDIPVLAEHFIRQFCAAQGMPIVTVPAETMAYLTAYPWPGNVRQLRNALEAGVVLCTDGVLASEDLQLPLAGKGPRRPAEGEEPLSLDASEKAAIVRALEQANWVQKAAAPLLGVSRRALNYKIQKYGIEIPKKRAKK, encoded by the coding sequence ATGAAAAACGCCCCGGAACCGCGCAAGATCATCCTGGCCGTGGATGACGACCCCCATATCCTGGAGGTGTTGGAGGTCCGCCTGGTCTCGGCCGGTTACGACGTGGTCACGGCCCAGGACGGGGCCGAGGCCCTGGAGATACTTTCCTCGCGGCCCGTGCGCCTGCTCATTTCCGATATCCGCATGCCCGGCATGGACGGCATGCGCCTTCAGGAAGAGATGGTGCGCCGTGGCCTGAGACTGCCCATCATCTTTCTCACCGCCCACGGCAGCATTCCCGGCGCGGTCGAGGCAATCAAGCACGGGGCCGTGGATTACCTGACCAAGCCCTTCGACGGCCAGGAGTTGCTTTCGCGCGTGGCCGAGGTCTTCGCCAAGTTCGGAGGCGGCGAAAATTCGCTGCCGTCGGACATGGCCGAGTCCGGGCTCGTGGGCAAAAGTCCGGCCATGCGCGATCTGGCCGCGCTGATCGAGCGTGTGGCCTCCCGCGACGTCAACGTGCTCGTCCTTGGCGAGTCCGGCACCGGCAAGGAGCTTGTCGCCAACTGCATTCACCGCAGGAGCCTGCGCAAGGCCGGGCCGCTGGTGACGGTCGACTGCGGCTCCACGCCGGCGGGGCTGCTTGAATCCGAGCTTTTCGGCCACGTCAAGGGCTCGTTCACCCACGCCGTCAAGGACAAGAAGGGGCTCATTGAGCAGGCCGACAAAGGGACGCTTTTCCTCGACGAAATCGGCAACATCTCCAACGAGATGCAGCTGCGGCTGCTGCGGTTTCTGGAAAATCACCGGATACGCCGTATCGGCGACGTGCGGGAAATCCAGGTGGACTGCCGGGTCATTGCCGCCACCAACGCCGACATTTTCGAGCAGGTCTCCCAGGGGGTTTTCCGCGAGGACCTGCTCTATCGCCTCAAGGTGGTGACCATCAATGTGCCGCCGCTGCGGGAGCGGCGCGAGGACATCCCCGTCCTGGCCGAGCATTTCATCCGTCAGTTCTGCGCCGCCCAGGGCATGCCGATCGTGACCGTGCCGGCCGAGACCATGGCCTACCTGACCGCCTATCCCTGGCCGGGCAACGTGCGCCAGCTGCGAAACGCCCTGGAGGCCGGCGTGGTCCTGTGCACGGACGGGGTGCTCGCCTCGGAAGATCTCCAGCTGCCGCTCGCGGGCAAGGGGCCGCGCCGTCCGGCCGAAGGCGAGGAGCCGCTGTCGCTTGACGCCAGCGAGAAGGCGGCCATCGTGCGGGCGCTGGAGCAGGCCAACTGGGTCCAGAAGGCCGCCGCGCCGCTTTTGGGCGTCAGCCGCCGGGCGCTCAACTACAAAATCCAGAAATACGGCATCGAGATTCCCAAAAAGCGCGCCAAAAAATAA
- a CDS encoding HAMP domain-containing histidine kinase, with protein MYLYRRPIKQYGILFKLLAVYIGIMVVAYFTTSTLLIYIKESVNISRDIVKVRIEVLSISQRLVDSLLAMEENQKKYEILHSDEYKKNFLNALNEYKNAIWSILWFRYEGFSAWEELHAEFREAFPDLAQGKELAGEPWIDQEKLNKWMRIVVSARQDNERVLESGMRELFRIGEVASNRGVTGLAISIAVGLLGILYLTYSLSRSLRELRRGIRAYTRDGRLEPIRVLSRDELGELGAAFNDMTVRLKEEERMRTDFIDMVSHEIRTPLTSIRESVNLMRERVLGDVNERQKRFLDIASDELQRISVMLTSLLKVSSMASQIVDLSPATFNPEELVRETLEKAAPAAEAKLIRLTARVGRDIVSVVGDRELLGQALYNLIGNAVKFSPPERTVLVGLEMADGGHKLLLSITDEGPGIPEEEQPHVFSKYYRGARTKRTTDGIGLGLSIAKTIVEAHGGNIWLSSLSGKGCTFYFTIPVEGTTS; from the coding sequence ATGTATCTCTACCGCAGACCCATCAAGCAATACGGCATCCTCTTCAAGCTGCTGGCGGTCTATATCGGGATCATGGTCGTGGCCTATTTCACCACCTCCACGCTGCTGATCTACATCAAGGAATCCGTCAATATCTCCCGGGACATCGTCAAGGTCCGCATCGAGGTCCTGAGCATCTCCCAGCGGCTGGTCGACAGTCTGCTGGCCATGGAAGAGAACCAGAAGAAGTACGAGATCCTGCATTCCGACGAGTACAAGAAAAATTTTCTCAATGCGCTCAACGAATACAAGAATGCCATCTGGAGCATCCTGTGGTTTCGCTACGAGGGCTTTTCCGCCTGGGAGGAGCTGCACGCCGAATTCCGCGAGGCCTTCCCCGATCTGGCCCAGGGCAAGGAGCTGGCCGGCGAGCCCTGGATCGACCAGGAGAAGCTCAACAAATGGATGCGCATCGTGGTCAGCGCCCGCCAGGACAACGAGCGGGTGCTGGAATCGGGCATGCGGGAGCTTTTCCGCATCGGCGAGGTGGCGTCCAATCGCGGTGTCACCGGCCTTGCCATCTCCATTGCCGTGGGACTGCTCGGCATCCTGTATCTCACCTATTCCTTGAGCCGTTCCCTGCGTGAGCTGCGCCGGGGCATTCGGGCCTACACCCGCGACGGGCGTCTCGAGCCCATCCGCGTGTTGTCCAGGGACGAGCTGGGCGAACTCGGGGCGGCCTTTAACGATATGACCGTGCGCCTCAAGGAAGAAGAGCGCATGCGCACGGACTTCATCGACATGGTCAGCCACGAGATCAGGACGCCGCTGACGTCCATTCGCGAATCGGTCAACCTCATGCGCGAGCGGGTGCTCGGCGACGTCAACGAGCGCCAGAAACGCTTTCTCGACATCGCCAGCGACGAGCTCCAGCGCATTTCCGTCATGCTGACGAGCCTGCTCAAGGTCTCGAGCATGGCCTCGCAAATCGTGGATCTCTCCCCGGCGACCTTCAATCCCGAGGAGCTGGTCCGGGAAACCCTGGAAAAAGCCGCGCCGGCGGCGGAAGCCAAGCTCATCCGCTTGACGGCGCGCGTGGGCCGCGACATCGTGTCCGTGGTCGGCGATCGGGAGCTTTTGGGACAGGCGCTTTACAACCTGATCGGCAACGCGGTGAAGTTTTCGCCGCCCGAGCGCACGGTGCTGGTGGGGTTGGAGATGGCCGACGGCGGCCACAAGCTTCTTTTGAGCATAACGGACGAAGGCCCGGGCATTCCCGAAGAGGAACAGCCCCACGTCTTCAGCAAATATTACCGGGGCGCGCGCACCAAGCGCACGACTGACGGCATCGGCCTTGGCCTGTCCATCGCCAAGACCATCGTCGAAGCCCACGGCGGCAACATCTGGCTGTCGAGCCTGTCCGGCAAAGGCTGCACGTTTTACTTTACAATCCCTGTCGAGGGGACAACAAGCTGA